From Nicotiana tabacum cultivar K326 chromosome 15, ASM71507v2, whole genome shotgun sequence, the proteins below share one genomic window:
- the LOC107814373 gene encoding transcription factor bHLH153, with translation MLQHKRSPISLEHSTSLTSLTPKRLKADMSISSKEKKEKFGERIVALQQLVSPYGKTDTASVLFEAMGYIKFLHEQVKVLSAPYLGSMPMSKTQESQPCSLRSKGLCLVPASYTVGVVSSNGADIWAPIKTSQKF, from the exons ATGCTGCAACACAAAAGAAGCCCTATTTCCCTTGAGCATAGCACCAGCCTCACATCTCTTACACCAAAACGACTTAAGGCCGATATGTCTATTTCCTCCAAG gagaagaaggagaagtttGGTGAACGAATAGTAGCTCTCCAGCAGCTGGTGTCACCATATGGGAAG ACAGATACGGCTTCTGTTCTTTTTGAAGCAATGGGATACATAAAATTCCTCCATGAACAAGTGAAG GTGTTGAGCGCACCATACCTCGGAAGTATGCCAATGTCTAAGACACAG GAATCACAACCTTGCAGCTTGAGAAGCAAAGGCTTATGTCTTGTGCCAGCTTCATATACCGTTGGAGTAGTCAGCAGCAATGGTGCTGATATTTGGGCTCCCATTAAGACCTCACAAAAGTTCTAA